The Acidobacteriota bacterium nucleotide sequence ACCAGCGGCGCATCGAAGAGTTGATGCGCCTCACGGAGCGAAGGGCCCAGGTGGTCCTGACCGCCGTGAGGGATTGGTGCGGCTGGAGCGGGGAAATCGACCGCCGGCGGGTGGCCGGCGGACGGGTGGCTTGAGTCCGGGCCGCGCGCGGACGAAGAACCGGATCTCGTGAGGGAACGACACCCATGTCAGCAGGACGAATGGATCGGTACGACGCCTCCTCCATCAAGGTCCTCGAGGGGCTCGAGGCGGTTCGGAAGCGGCCCGCCATGTACATCGGGAGCACGGGCGTCACGGGCCTCCACCACCTCGTCTGGGAGGTGGTGGACAACTCGGTGGACGAGGCGCAGGCCGGATACTGCAACGAGATCGTCGTCACGGTGAGGGCCGACGATTCGGTCACCGTGGAGGACAACGGCCGGGGCATCCCCGTGGACATGCACCCCGAGGAGAAGCGGCCCGCCGCCGAAGTGGTCCTGACGGTCCTCCACGCGGGCGGCAAGTTCGACAACAACGCCTACAAGGTCTCGGGGGGCCTGCACGGAGTCGGCGTTTCCGTCGTGAACGCCCTCTCCGAACGCCTCGACCTGGAAATCTGGCGCGACGGCGGGGTGTGGGTCCAGACCTACGAACGAGGCGTCCCGAAAGGTCCCCTCGCGCGGACGGGCACACCCCATCCCGCGGGGAAGCACGGGACCCGGATCACCTTCAAACCCGATTCGGAGATCTTCGAGGAGACGGTCTTCTCCTGGGAGACCCTGACCACGAGAATGAGGGAGCTGGCGTTCCTCAACGCGGGCCTGAAGATTGTCCTGAAGGACGAGCGCGAAGAAGACCGGAAGGTGGAGTTCCACTACGAAGGGGGCATCGCGGCCTTCGTGGAGCACATCAACCGGGGCAAGACGGTCCTTCATCCCCACCCCATCGTGTTCAAGGGCGAGAAGGACCGGATCCTCATGGAGTGCGCCCTCCAGTGGAACACGGGCTACAACGAACTGGTCTTCTCCTTCGTGAATTCGATCCACACCTCCGAGGGGGGAACGCACCTCGCGGGCATGCGGGCGGCCCTGACGCGGTCCATCAACGCCTACGCGGCTTCCGCGGGCCTGGCCAAGAACCTCAAGATCGCCCTTTCGGGGGACGACGTGCGCGAGGGGTTCTCGGCCGTCGTCTCGGTGAAGATCCCGAACCCGCAGTTCGAGGGGCAGACCAAGACGAAGCTCGGGAACAGCGAGGTCAAGGGCATCATGGAGACGGCCCTGAACGAGTTCCTGAGCCGCTACTTCGAGGAGAACCCGGGCATCGCCCGCACCATCGTGGGAAAGGTCATCGACGCCGCGCGGGCCCGGGAAGCGGCGCGCAAGGCGCGGGAACTCACTCGACGCAAGAGCGCCCTCGATGGGGACTCGCTCCCCGGAAAGCTGGCCGACTGTCAGGAGCGCGACCCCTCGAAATGCGAACTCTTCATGGTGGAGGGGGATTCGGCCGGCGGGTCCGCCAAACAGGGCCGTGACCGGAGGTTTCAGGCCATCCTCCCCCTGAGGGGCAAGATTCTGAACGTCGAAAAGTCCCGGCTCGACAAAATCCTCTCCAACAACGAGATCCGGACCATCATCACGGCCCTGGGCGCGGGAACGGGACAGGACGACCTGGACCTGGACCGGTTGAGGTACCACAAGGCCATCATCATGACCGACGCGGACGTGGACGGGAGCCACATCCGGACGCTCCTCCTCACCCTCTTCTACCGGCACTTCCCCCAGCTCGTGGAGCGCGGCCACGTCTACGTGGCGCAGCCGCCGCTCTACCGGGTCGGAAAGGGGAAGGAGGAGCACTACATCGCCACCGAGGAGGAGCTCACCCGGTTCTTCGTGGACCGTGCGGTGGCGGCCTACTCCGTCACCATCCCCACCCTAAAAAAGACCTACCGGGGGGAGGATCTGGCCAAGGCCCTGGAGATCCTTCAGCGCTATGAGCGGCTCCTCGGCCGGCTGGCCCGGAAGGGCTACACGGAGGATCTGCTCCTGTTCCTCTTCGGGGCCGGGCTGTGCCGGGACCTGTTCTCCTCCATGGAGAAGGCCGAGGACCTGCGGCAGGCCATCGTGAGGAAGGGTTACGAGGCGGGGGAGATGCGCTTCGACGAGGAACACAGCCTGTACGAATTCACTGTCACGAGCGAGCAGAACCCCCACCCGGCGCTCGTCTCCCACGCCCTCCACCACGCCTCCGAATTCCTGACGGCCCAGCGCCTCCACGAGCGCCTTCAGGACTTCGACCGGCCGCCCTTCCAGATCCACAACGGAGACTCCGACGCGGAGGTCTCGGACCGGCAGGCCCTTCTCCAGTACCTCCTTGGGGCCGTGAAGGCCAAGTACCACATCCAGCGCTACAAGGGCCTGGGTGAGATGAACCCGGAGCAGCTGTGGCAGACCACCATGGACCCCGCCAAGCGGCGGCTCCTCCAGGTCCGCGTGGAGGATGCGGCGGAGGCCGACCGGCTCTTTTCCGTCCTCATGGGGGACGCGGTGGAGCCGCGGCGGGAGTTCATCCAACAGAACGCGCTGAACGTGACGAACCTGGACGTCTGAGGGGACCCCCCGCGGGCGGTTCCATGAGGAAGCCATGACCGAACCCCAGCTTTTCGACCGGCCGTTGCCGGTGAACCTTGAGGACGAGCTCAAGAAGAGCTACCTCGACTACGCCATGAGCGTCATCATCGGGCGGGCCCTTCCCGATGTGAGGGACGGGCTCAAGCCCGTCCACCGCCGGATCCTGTACGGCATGTACATGGGGGCCAACCACTGGAACCGGCCCTACAAGAAGTCCGCGCGCATCGTGGGCGACGTCATGGGGAAATTCCATCCCCACGGCGACTCGGCCATCTACGACACCCTCGTCCGCATGGCACAGGACTTTTCCATGCGGCATCCCCTGGTGGACGGCCAAGGCAACTTCGGGTCCATCGACGGGGACGCTCCCGCGGCCATGCGGTACACCGAAGTGCGGATGGCCAAGCTGGCCCACGCCATGGTCGCCGACATCGAGAAGTCCACGGTGGACTTCGTCCCCAATTACGACGGGGAGGAGACCGAACCCGTCGTGCTTCCCAGCCTCTTCCCGAATCTCCTCGTGAACGGGTCCGCGGGCATCGCCGTGGGGATGGCCACGAACATCCCGCCGCACAACCTCGGCGAGGTGGCCTCCGCCGTAATCGCCCTGGTGGAGCGCCCCGATCTCCCCTCCTCGGATCTCCTGAAGATCATCCCCGGCCCCGACTTCCCCACCGCGGGCATCATCCTGGGTCGGGAGGGTATCCGGCAGGCGTACCAGACGGGGCGGGGGCTCATCAAGGTGCGGGCCCGGGCCCACGTGGAGGAGCTCAAGCGGGACCGGGAGGCCATCGTCATCACCGAGGTCCCCTACCAGATCAACAAGTCCAACCTCATCGAGAAAATCGCCGACCTGGTGAAGGAAAAGCGCATCACCGGCATCACGGACATCCGCGACGAATCCAGCCGCGAAGGCATCCGCGTGGTCCTGGAGCTGGGGCGCGGGGAGATCGGCGACATCATTCTCAAGCAGCTCTACAAGTTCACGGAGATGGAGACGACCTTTGGCGTCCAGCTCCTGGCGATCTCCGGGAACCAGCCCAAGACCTTCACCCTCAAGGGCCTTCTCGAGTCCTTCATCGCCCACCGGAAGGAGGTCATCCTCCGGAGGACCCGCTTCGATCTGGACCGGGCGCGCGAGCGGGCCCACGTCTTGGAAGGGCTCACCGTGGCCCTGGACAACCTGGACGCGGTCATCGCCCTCATCCGGTCCGCCAAGGACCCCGAGGCGGCCAAGGCCGGGCTGATGGAGCGCTTCTCCCTGAGCGAGATCCAATCCAAGGCGATCCTGGACATGCGCCTTCAGCGCCTCACGGGCCTGGAGCGGGACAAGATCCTCGCCGAGTACCGGGAGATCCTCCAGCGCATCGCCGAACTCACGGACATCCTGGGGAGCGAATCGAGGGTGAGGGCCCTTCTGTGCGACGAGATGCGCCAGGTGAAGGCCGACTTCGCCAACCCCCGCCGGACGCAGATCGTGGACGACACGGGCGACATCTCCATCGAGGAACTCATCGCCGACGAAGAGATGGTCATCACCGTGACCCACGGGGGCTACCTCAAGCGCACCGCTCTCCAGGAATACCGGAGCCAGCACCGGGGCGGCAAAGGACGCTCCGGCATGGGTACCCGGGACGACGACTTTGTGGAGCGCCTCTTCGTGGCGTCCAACCACGATCGCTTCCTCTTTTTCAGCAATCTGGGGAAGGTCTACTCGCTGAAGGTCTACGAGCTCCCCGAGGCGGGGACGGCGGCCAAGGGGCGGGCCCTGGTGAACCTCCTGAGCCTGGAGCCCGAGGAGAAGATCCTCGGGTTGCTTTCGGCCCGGGGCTGCTTCGACGAGGTCCACTTCCTCGTCCTCGCGACCCGCAACGGGATCGTCAAGAAAACGCCCATGAGCGAGTTCGAATCCATCCGAGCCAACGGGAAGATCGCCATGACCTTCCGGGAAGGGGACGAACTCGTGGGCGCCGGGATCACCGACGGGAGGAGCCACGTGTTTCTGGCCACGCGGGCCGGCCACTGCATCACCTTCCCCGAGGACGACGTGCGGCCCATGGGACGGACCAGCCAGGGGGTGATCGGCATCCGCCTCAAGGGGGCCGACGAGGTCGTG carries:
- the gyrB gene encoding DNA topoisomerase (ATP-hydrolyzing) subunit B, yielding MDRYDASSIKVLEGLEAVRKRPAMYIGSTGVTGLHHLVWEVVDNSVDEAQAGYCNEIVVTVRADDSVTVEDNGRGIPVDMHPEEKRPAAEVVLTVLHAGGKFDNNAYKVSGGLHGVGVSVVNALSERLDLEIWRDGGVWVQTYERGVPKGPLARTGTPHPAGKHGTRITFKPDSEIFEETVFSWETLTTRMRELAFLNAGLKIVLKDEREEDRKVEFHYEGGIAAFVEHINRGKTVLHPHPIVFKGEKDRILMECALQWNTGYNELVFSFVNSIHTSEGGTHLAGMRAALTRSINAYAASAGLAKNLKIALSGDDVREGFSAVVSVKIPNPQFEGQTKTKLGNSEVKGIMETALNEFLSRYFEENPGIARTIVGKVIDAARAREAARKARELTRRKSALDGDSLPGKLADCQERDPSKCELFMVEGDSAGGSAKQGRDRRFQAILPLRGKILNVEKSRLDKILSNNEIRTIITALGAGTGQDDLDLDRLRYHKAIIMTDADVDGSHIRTLLLTLFYRHFPQLVERGHVYVAQPPLYRVGKGKEEHYIATEEELTRFFVDRAVAAYSVTIPTLKKTYRGEDLAKALEILQRYERLLGRLARKGYTEDLLLFLFGAGLCRDLFSSMEKAEDLRQAIVRKGYEAGEMRFDEEHSLYEFTVTSEQNPHPALVSHALHHASEFLTAQRLHERLQDFDRPPFQIHNGDSDAEVSDRQALLQYLLGAVKAKYHIQRYKGLGEMNPEQLWQTTMDPAKRRLLQVRVEDAAEADRLFSVLMGDAVEPRREFIQQNALNVTNLDV
- the gyrA gene encoding DNA gyrase subunit A, with product MTEPQLFDRPLPVNLEDELKKSYLDYAMSVIIGRALPDVRDGLKPVHRRILYGMYMGANHWNRPYKKSARIVGDVMGKFHPHGDSAIYDTLVRMAQDFSMRHPLVDGQGNFGSIDGDAPAAMRYTEVRMAKLAHAMVADIEKSTVDFVPNYDGEETEPVVLPSLFPNLLVNGSAGIAVGMATNIPPHNLGEVASAVIALVERPDLPSSDLLKIIPGPDFPTAGIILGREGIRQAYQTGRGLIKVRARAHVEELKRDREAIVITEVPYQINKSNLIEKIADLVKEKRITGITDIRDESSREGIRVVLELGRGEIGDIILKQLYKFTEMETTFGVQLLAISGNQPKTFTLKGLLESFIAHRKEVILRRTRFDLDRARERAHVLEGLTVALDNLDAVIALIRSAKDPEAAKAGLMERFSLSEIQSKAILDMRLQRLTGLERDKILAEYREILQRIAELTDILGSESRVRALLCDEMRQVKADFANPRRTQIVDDTGDISIEELIADEEMVITVTHGGYLKRTALQEYRSQHRGGKGRSGMGTRDDDFVERLFVASNHDRFLFFSNLGKVYSLKVYELPEAGTAAKGRALVNLLSLEPEEKILGLLSARGCFDEVHFLVLATRNGIVKKTPMSEFESIRANGKIAMTFREGDELVGAGITDGRSHVFLATRAGHCITFPEDDVRPMGRTSQGVIGIRLKGADEVVEMEVLTGAVVESFDEDGAGKAVAGEGSILTVTEKGFGKRTPLSHYRIQGRAGSGIINIQTTAKNGPVVGGLHVREEDEIVVVTAQGQLIRTPVKGISEIGRRTQGFKVISLGEGDKVVSVAKHVPEGEDGAAPEPAGPPKEAKP